From the genome of Blautia hydrogenotrophica DSM 10507:
GCCACCTTTTCCAGACTGACTGTTGATTCGGATGACATCCGCGTCGTAATTTCTTCCGATATCCGTCGGATCAATGGGAAGATAAGGAACCGTCCAATGATCCGGGTCACGCTCATCCCGATAATGCATCCCCTTCGCGATCGCATCCTGATGAGAACCAGAAAAAGCTGCAAATACCAGCGCACCGCTGTATGGACTTCTCTCATCTATATTCATTCCTGTATACTCTTCATATTTTTCACAGATTTCCGGCATATCCGAGAAATCCAATTCAGGATCCACTCCCTGGGAATACATATTCATGGCCAGAGTTACAATATCCACATTTCCTGTGCGCTCTCCATTTCCAAACAAAGTACCCTCGATACGGTCAGCTCCCGCCAAAATTCCCATCTCTGCGTCTGCTACGCCGCAGCCCCGGTCATTGTGAGGATGAAGAGAGACCAAAACATTCTCTCTATACCGCATATGTTTACACATGTACTCTATCTGACTCGCATAGACATGGGGCATCGAATGCTGTACCGTAACCGGCAGGTTGATAATCGCCTTCTTATCTTCTGTCGGATTCCACACATCTAAAACGGCATTACACACCTCCAAAGCGTACTCGGGCTCTGTCCCAGTGAAACTCTCCGGACTGTACTCAAACAGAAAATTCCCCTCCGTCTCCGAGGCCAACCGTTTTAAAAGAATTGCGCCATCCACGGCCAGCTGTTTGATCTCTTCTTTTGATTTCTGAAATACCTGCTCCCGCTGTGACAGGGAAGTAGAATTATACAGATGGATGATTGCCCTTGGAGCACCCTTCACCGCCTCAAAAGTCTTCTTAATAATATGCTCTCTCGCCTGAGTCAATACTTGAATGGTCACATCCTCAGGAATTAGATTCTGATCAATCAATGTGCGCAAAAAATTATACTCTGTCTCCGATGCCGCTGGAAAACCAACTTCTATCTCCTTAAAGCCAATTTTCACCAGCAGTTTGAAAAACTCTACTTTTTGTTCTAAACTCATCGGAATTACCAAAGCCTGGTTGCCATCTCTTAAATCCACGCTGCACCAGATCGGAGCTTTATCCACATACTCTTTCTCTGTCCAATCCATACATCTTTCCGGCGGCATAAAATACTGACGCCGATATTTGCCTGCATTCATCATCTTCCCAATCCTCCTAATTTTAAATAGTTTTTATTAAGCTGCCTTGGCATAAATCTCCTTTAACAGAACAAAATGGGCAATCTCACTTCAACTTCTCATCCCCTCAATCCTTGAGGGGTGCGTCCCACTTTGCACGCCGCTGCTAAACTACTTTGCGGTAAAATTCCTTATTGCAGCGTGTGCATCTTGCCCGGAGGTTTTTTATTTACTAGGAAATCCAAAGAAATTTCTCAATAAATAAAAAAACCTTTCGACTCTATCACAGCTTACACTGCAAGAGACGAAAGGCAAACAGCCTGCGCGGTACCACTCTTGTTTATGAATTTATTCATACACTCAGGGATACGGATTCTAAAAGAACCTTATATCCTTCCCTTTTAACGGCGGGACCCCGTCTGCGCCTACTCTCCCATTGAGATTTCAGGCAGCCGCTCCGAGGGCAGTTCCACACATCTCTTCCGCTGCTTTCCACCGACCAGCAGCTCTCTGTGCTCCGAAATCATATGTACTCTTCCTCATCAACGCATTTTACTTATATTGTTGAGAATAAGCTTACCATTCTCAAATATTTTTGTCAATCCTTTTTTCCTCCTCTCATATTAATAGACACAGTATTCATTATTGTTTATTGTGTCTATTATAGAAATGTGATAGTATTTGATCAAAATTCAAAGGAGGTTCACAGTCCAAATGAAAACGATTTTTCAAATCTTTTCAAGGGATGTCAAACGCTTATCACACAATTTTGTTGCCGTCATCGTCATCATTGGAATCAGCATTATTCCAGCTCTCTACGCCTGGTTTAACATTGCTGCCAATTTCGATCCATACAGCAATACCAGCGGCATCAAAGTGGCTGTCTCAAATAAAGACAAAGGTTACAACAGTAGCTTCATAACCTTGAACGCCGGAGAAGAAATCATTCAAAACTTGCAGAAAGACAGCCAATTAGGCTGGACTTTCACAGATGAAAATACAGCCATAAATGGAGTTCGCTCAGGAAAATACTATTCTGCCATTATCATTCCGGAAGATTTTAGCAGTAATATGGCATCCATTCTCTCTGGAGAAATTCAAAGCCCCAAGATACAATACTACGTCAACGAAAAGAAAAATGCGATTGCACCTAAGATCACAAACACAGGAGCAGATACCCTACAAACCCAGGTAAACAGCACCTTCTCAGAAATTGTCGCCCGCACAGTATCCGATACTTTAAATTCTACAGCAGACAACCTGTCTAGGAACACAGGCTCCCTCTCCGGTTCAATCACTACTGCTTTACAGGAAACGCAACAAAATCTCCTGGATTACCAGACAGCGATTCAAGATTTTCAGCTTCTCTGTGAAAATGCAAACGAGAATGTTGATAGTCAAAGACAGGTTCTGGTCGAAGCTAGAACAGTCCTTTCCTCTGGAAAAGAAGCTGTCTCAAATACACAGAGCCTTTTGAAAGACAGCCGCAGCGCTACCGCTTCTCTTACCGGAACCCTTGGCGCTTCCGTGGAACAAAGCAGCTCATTGCTCGGAAGGCTGTCCCAGACCTCCTCCTCTGCACTCTCCCAGTTGGAAAGCGGCTCCATGTCTGCTGCCGGAAAGGCCGAGAATATTCTAGCTTCCGTTCAAAGCCTCCTGGATATCAATCAAGAATGTATCAACCTACTAGAACAGCTAAACAGCAGTCTTCCTATCCCTCTGGATTCTATCGACACTCTTCTGGAGGAATTCTCCGCCCAGGCTGAACGTCAACAAGGTATCTTAGACAATCTCACAGAGACCTGTCTGGCAGTCGAGACAACTGCCCAGACTTCCAAGGAGACACGGGAAAAGCTTTCTTCTCTTGCCAGCGAAGGCCAAAGCAAAATAGAAGAACTGCATTCCACCCTTCAGGAAAACCTCAGCCCTCAACTAAACAATACTTTGGACAATTTTAATCTGACTGCCGGAAATCTGACTGGAATTTTGACAGCCTCCGAAACTTCTCTGAACAGCCTGCCCGCTGTTCTGGATGAGATGCAGGACAGCCTTGCCAGTATCAGTGAAGCAATGGCTGATACCTCCCAAGTTCTCGCCTCGGCAAAAGAACACTTGGAAAAAATCGAGACTGAAATTACTACTGCTAGCAGCAGCGAACTTTACCAGAAACTTTTGTCAGCACTCACTTCCGACCCGGAACAGACAAGCGCTTTTATGTCCTCTCCGGTCCAGCTGGAGAAGAAAACTTACTACGAAATAGACACTTATGGTTCAGCAATGGCTGCTTTTTATACCAACCTGGCTATCTGGGTCGGCGGCATTGTACTGATCGCCATCCTCAAATTCGAAGTAAAGCCCGAAAAAGGACAGCCTCGCATTTCTCCCACAGCTGCATACTTCGGAAGATATCTGCTTTTTATGGCGATAGGCCTTTTACAAGCTTTTATCATCTGTTTGGGAGACTTATATCTCATCCATATTCAATGCCAGGCCCCTGTCCTGTTCGTCTTTGCGGGGCTCGTATGCTCCTTCATCTACGTAAACATCATATACGCGCTGTCCATCACCTGGAAGCATATCGGCAAAGCAATGGCTGTACTGCTGCTCGTAATTCAGATTCCCGGCTCAGCCGGTTCATACCCTATCGAAGTCACTCCGGCTTTTTTCCAGTATCTGCATCCATTTTTGCCGTTTACCTATGGGGTCAACGCCATGCGCGAGACCATCGGCGGTATCTACCAAAACGCTTACGCGCAAAACCTGCTGCACCTGCTTTGTTTTCTCCCCATAGCCCTTTTTATCGGACTAATCTTGAGAAAACCACTGCTGTCACTGAACAGTTTTTTCGACCGCAGGCTCTCTGAGACTCATCTTATGTAAATTGTCATACTACGTTTTGGAGGAACTAAAATGAAGGATTTCATAAATTATGTAAATGACTATTTTGAACGTACTTACAGTGGAGATACCCGCTTACCCGGATTTCAGGAATCCAAAAACGCTCTGTTAGAACGCCTGGACTGCCTGTACCGCAAAGAGCTACTAGAAGGCCACTCCCACGAAGAAGCCGCCTGTCACGCACTGATCAGGATTGGTATGAACCAACTGGTGGAAAACGAAACATGGAACTATACCCTAAACCGGAAGGCCCTAAAATTTGAGAGATATTACCCTAAGCTGATTCGAATCGGACTGTGGGCCATTTTTCTTATTCCACTGGTTTTTCTCTGTCTGATGTTCAGCATGAATTCTAAGCTTGTCTACCTGACCTTATGGATTATATCCATCATACTCATCGCCGCCTTTCTGATCGTAATCGACTACATTCACGACCGGCTAAATTCAAGCGGCCCTAATGCTGGACCCCAGCATACGAACAACATTGTAGAAACTGCTACTTCTGAGGAGGAACCCCATCATGCGGACCATATTTAAAATATTCATCAGAGATCTAAAACGCATCCGAAAAAATGTGATTGCCATCATCGTGATGGTCGGCATTATCATAGTCCCTGCCTGCTATGCCTGGTTTAATATCGCTGCAAACTGGGACCCCTACGGTAACA
Proteins encoded in this window:
- a CDS encoding 2-isopropylmalate synthase — translated: MMNAGKYRRQYFMPPERCMDWTEKEYVDKAPIWCSVDLRDGNQALVIPMSLEQKVEFFKLLVKIGFKEIEVGFPAASETEYNFLRTLIDQNLIPEDVTIQVLTQAREHIIKKTFEAVKGAPRAIIHLYNSTSLSQREQVFQKSKEEIKQLAVDGAILLKRLASETEGNFLFEYSPESFTGTEPEYALEVCNAVLDVWNPTEDKKAIINLPVTVQHSMPHVYASQIEYMCKHMRYRENVLVSLHPHNDRGCGVADAEMGILAGADRIEGTLFGNGERTGNVDIVTLAMNMYSQGVDPELDFSDMPEICEKYEEYTGMNIDERSPYSGALVFAAFSGSHQDAIAKGMHYRDERDPDHWTVPYLPIDPTDIGRNYDADVIRINSQSGKGGVGYILETKYGLNLPAKMREAMGYVAKGVSDHVHKELMPEEIFELFKKNFENVVKPLSINEVHFQQTGEGITTQVTSTFKGKKIVTEAKGNGRLNAVSNALKKAYGMKYDLITYQEHALEQSSSSRAIAYVGIRKPDGGLSWGAGVDQDIIRASIDALVTAINNR
- a CDS encoding YhgE/Pip domain-containing protein — protein: MKTIFQIFSRDVKRLSHNFVAVIVIIGISIIPALYAWFNIAANFDPYSNTSGIKVAVSNKDKGYNSSFITLNAGEEIIQNLQKDSQLGWTFTDENTAINGVRSGKYYSAIIIPEDFSSNMASILSGEIQSPKIQYYVNEKKNAIAPKITNTGADTLQTQVNSTFSEIVARTVSDTLNSTADNLSRNTGSLSGSITTALQETQQNLLDYQTAIQDFQLLCENANENVDSQRQVLVEARTVLSSGKEAVSNTQSLLKDSRSATASLTGTLGASVEQSSSLLGRLSQTSSSALSQLESGSMSAAGKAENILASVQSLLDINQECINLLEQLNSSLPIPLDSIDTLLEEFSAQAERQQGILDNLTETCLAVETTAQTSKETREKLSSLASEGQSKIEELHSTLQENLSPQLNNTLDNFNLTAGNLTGILTASETSLNSLPAVLDEMQDSLASISEAMADTSQVLASAKEHLEKIETEITTASSSELYQKLLSALTSDPEQTSAFMSSPVQLEKKTYYEIDTYGSAMAAFYTNLAIWVGGIVLIAILKFEVKPEKGQPRISPTAAYFGRYLLFMAIGLLQAFIICLGDLYLIHIQCQAPVLFVFAGLVCSFIYVNIIYALSITWKHIGKAMAVLLLVIQIPGSAGSYPIEVTPAFFQYLHPFLPFTYGVNAMRETIGGIYQNAYAQNLLHLLCFLPIALFIGLILRKPLLSLNSFFDRRLSETHLM